The Macaca thibetana thibetana isolate TM-01 chromosome 19, ASM2454274v1, whole genome shotgun sequence genome has a segment encoding these proteins:
- the TRAPPC6A gene encoding trafficking protein particle complex subunit 6A isoform X1 produces MADTVLFEFLHTEMVAELWAHDPDPGPGGQKMSLSVLESMGFRVGQALGERLPRETLAFREELDVLKFLCKDLWVAVFQKQMDSLRTNHQGTYVLQDNSFPLLLPMASGLQYLEEAPKFLAFTCGLLRGALCTLGIESVVTASVAALPVCKFQVLIPKS; encoded by the exons ATGGCGGACACTGTGCTGTTCGAGTTTCTTCACACGGAGATGGTGGCGGAGCTGTGGGCTCACGACCCCGACCCCGGTCCGGGG GGACAGAAGATGAGCCTGTCGGTCCTGGAGAGTATGGGGTTCCGCGTGGGCCAGGCTCTAGGCGAGAG ACTGCCCCGGGAGACGCTGGCCTTCAGGGAGGAGCTGGATGTCCTCAAGTTCTTGTGCAAAGACCTGTGGGTGGCCGTGTTCCAGAAACAGATGGACAGCCTGCGCACCAATCACCAG gGGACCTACGTCCTGCAAGACAACagcttccccctcctccttccgATGGCCTCTGGCCTGCAGTATCTGGAGGAAGCGCCCAAG TTCCTGGCCTTCACCTGCGGCCTCCTGCGCGGCGCCCTCTGTACCCTGGGCATTGAGAGTGTGGTCACCGCCTCCGTGGCAGCCCTGCCCGTCT GTAAGTTCCAGGTGCTGATTCCGAAATCCTAA
- the NKPD1 gene encoding NTPase KAP family P-loop domain-containing protein 1 has product MHKHYKVHFAKDAQSPNGHYFWDPELGHQKGCCHQWRQDSAALRAHGPCRPSPQSHWQLAYHSHRVGGSGWRRGLPASVLQQQRQPQPQPQPPPPSPLRQRLCPIHEAQKGLPATSTVPREPAGALQAPPLPTTAPAMASSGPTLSSAAGIFLEPSEPTDARPLPAPAACGSFTYSPDILTEDDVYCSCLAKTLCHVPVPVTVGFYAPFGCRLHMMLDKITALMQQEAAQREREELQHVQWRPRAVSGWGVPQLLWYLVFLQPIITEVHLRRRNVQFLFIRFSAWQYEGTDKLWAGLVTTLCEGIRHHYGALPFSVYSVLGNKPATRQDCCQSEWHCRRRVCLGLLGLLAALGLGVGLLYLSLGGHALGHGSPNGSLLKAFGGAATTLSGSGLLMAVYSVGKHLFVSQRKKIERLVSREKFGSQLGFMCEVKKEVELLTDFLCFLEVYQRRRLRVVLEVTGLDTCYPDRVVGLLNAINTLLSDSHAPFIFILVVDPSILAACLESAGNMKGTADNGYLFLNRTVTLPFSVPIMGRRTKLQFLHDAVQSRDDLLYREITRKPWVPGDARGESAQLLAVQTQTQAGAERGQSRIDAEAARRIQEALFCLHDERDCLYEYVPDNVVSMRRIVNTVPITVRLLQQQQQGDFGGPTPRQAVAWVVLANQWPCRLSWALQCLEDRQQTGGAPEGRARLWDVFRDNSRELHTMTKALQNVLDLDGDPELFERFLGADFPFTVAEAQSLLRCTVNLDHSIRRRMGLIRAVSALKPPSPPKSPARDAPHAAHRTNSTSRAPPSGRAAGQASEGHHAGDLTHRGKLWPVACALFRPGQSSPGGP; this is encoded by the exons ATGCACAAGCATTACAAAGTCCACTTTGCCAAGGACGCCCAGAGCCCCAACGGGCACTACTTCTGGGACCCAGAGTTGGGGCACCAAAAAG gaTGCTGTCATCAGTGGCGCCAGGACTCAGCAGCCCTCCGAGCCCACGGGCCCTGTCGACCTTCCCCCCAGTCACACTGGCAGCTGGCCTACCACAGCCACCGAGTGGGTGGCAGTGGCTGGCGCCGGGGCCTCCCGGCCTCCGTCctgcagcagcagcggcagccccagccccagccccagcccccacctcccagccccctTCGGCAGCGGCTCTGCCCCATTCACGAAGCCCAGAAGGGGCTGCCTGCAACCTCCACCGTCCCCAGGGAACCAGCCGGCGCCCTTCAGGCGCCCCCCTTACCCACCACGGCACCGGCCATGGCCAGCAGTGGCCCAACCCTATCCTCCGCGGCTGGCATCTTCCTGGAGCCCAGCGAGCCCACTGATGCCCGGCCTCTGCCCGCCCCAGCGGCCTGTGGCTCCTTCACCTACAGCCCCG ACATCCTGACAGAGGATGACGTCTACTGCAGCTGCCTGGCCAAGACACTCTGCCATGTGCCGGTCCCTGTGACTGTGGGTTTCTACGCCCCTTTCGGCTGCCGCCTGCACATGATGCTGGACAAGATCACGG CGCTGATGCAGCAGGAGGCGGCGCAGCGTGAGAGGGAGGAGCTGCAGCACGTGCAGTGGCGGCCGCGCGCCGTCAGCGGCTGGGGCGTCCCGCAGCTGCTGTGGTACCTGGTGTTCCTGCAGCCCATCATCACCGAGGTGCACCTGCGGCGCAGGAACGTGCAGTTTCTTTTCATCCGCTTTAGCGCCTGGCAGTATGAGGGCACCGACAAGCTGTGGGCCGGCCTGGTGACCACGTTGTGCGAGGGCATCCGCCACCACTACGGCGCGCTGCCCTTCAGCGTGTACTCGGTGCTGGGCAACAAGCCGGCCACCAGGCAGGACTGCTGCCAGAGCGAGTGGCACTGCCGGCGCCGCGTGTGCCTGGGGCTGCTGGGGCTGCTGGCGGCGCTGGGCCTGGGCGTGGGGCTGCTCTACCTGTCGCTGGGCGGCCACGCACTGGGCCACGGCAGCCCGAACGGCAGCCTGCTCAAGGCGTTCGGCGGCGCGGCCACCACACTGTCGGGCTCGGGGCTGCTCATGGCCGTGTACTCGGTGGGCAAGCACCTGTTCGTAAGCCAGCGCAAGAAGATCGAGCGGCTGGTGTCGCGCGAAAAGTTCGGCAGCCAGCTGGGCTTCATGTGCGAGGTGAAGAAGGAGGTGGAGCTGCTCACCGACTTCCTGTGCTTCCTGGAGGTCTACCAGCGGCGCCGGCTGCGCGTGGTGCTGGAGGTCACCGGGCTGGACACGTGCTACCCGGACCGTGTGGTGGGCCTGCTCAACGCCATCAACACGCTGCTGTCCGACAGCCACGCGCCCTTCATCTTCATCCTGGTCGTGGACCCCAGCATCCTGGCCGCGTGCCTGGAGAGCGCAGGCAACATGAAGGGCACGGCCGACAACGGCTACCTCTTCCTCAACCGCACGGTCACGCTGCCCTTCTCTGTGCCCATCATGGGCCGCCGCACCAAGCTGCAGTTCCTGCACGATGCGGTGCAGAGCCGCGACGACCTGTTGTACCGCGAGATCACGCGCAAGCCGTGGGTGCCCGGGGACGCCAGGGGCGAGAGTGCGCAGCTGCTGGCGGTGCAGACGCAGACGCAGGCGGGGGCGGAGCGCGGGCAGAGCCGCATCGACGCCGAGGCTGCGCGGCGCATCCAGGAGGCTCTCTTTTGCCTTCACGACGAGCGCGACTGCCTCTACGAGTACGTGCCCGACAACGTGGTGTCCATGCGGCGCATCGTCAACACTGTGCCCATCACCGTGCGcctgctgcagcagcagcagcagggggaCTTCGGGGGCCCCACGCCGCGCCAGGCGGTGGCGTGGGTGGTGCTCGCCAACCAGTGGCCGTGCCGCCTGAGCTGGGCGCTGCAGTGCCTGGAGGACCGGCAGCAGACGGGGGGCGCGCCTGAGGGCCGCGCGCGCCTCTGGGACGTGTTCCGCGACAACAGCCGCGAGCTGCACACTATGACCAAGGCGTTGCAGAACGTACTCGACCTGGACGGCGACCCTGAGCTCTTCGAGCGCTTCCTGGGCGCCGACTTCCCCTTCACCGTGGCCGAGGCGCAGAGCCTGCTGCGCTGCACGGTCAACCTGGACCACTCAATCCGCCGGCGCATGGGTCTCATCCGAGCCGTCAGCGCGCTCAAGCCGC
- the TRAPPC6A gene encoding trafficking protein particle complex subunit 6A isoform X2, whose translation MADTVLFEFLHTEMVAELWAHDPDPGPGVSAGSRGEEVGATTTAPGDAGLQGGAGCPQVLVQRPVGGRVPETDGQPAHQSPGDLRPARQQLPPPPSDGLWPAVSGGSAQVPGLHLRPPARRPLYPGH comes from the exons ATGGCGGACACTGTGCTGTTCGAGTTTCTTCACACGGAGATGGTGGCGGAGCTGTGGGCTCACGACCCCGACCCCGGTCCGGGGGTGAGCGCCGGGTCCCGTGGGGAGGAAGTGGGGGCCACCACG ACTGCCCCGGGAGACGCTGGCCTTCAGGGAGGAGCTGGATGTCCTCAAGTTCTTGTGCAAAGACCTGTGGGTGGCCGTGTTCCAGAAACAGATGGACAGCCTGCGCACCAATCACCAG gGGACCTACGTCCTGCAAGACAACagcttccccctcctccttccgATGGCCTCTGGCCTGCAGTATCTGGAGGAAGCGCCCAAG TTCCTGGCCTTCACCTGCGGCCTCCTGCGCGGCGCCCTCTGTACCCTGGGCATTGA
- the BLOC1S3 gene encoding biogenesis of lysosome-related organelles complex 1 subunit 3 has translation MASQGRRRRPLRRPETVVPGEATETDSEPSVSSSEEEELYLGPSGPTRGRPTGLRVAGEAAETDSDPEPEPTAAPRDLPPLVVQRELAEETWGAEEAPAPAPARSLLQLRLAESQARLDHDVAAAVSGVYRRAGRDVAALAGRLAAAQAAGLAAAHSVRLARGDLCALAERLDIVAGCRLLPDIRGVPGTEPEQDPGPRA, from the coding sequence ATGGCGTCCCAGGGTCGTCGGCGGAGGCCCCTGCGGAGGCCGGAGACGGTGGTGCCTGGGGAGGCGACCGAGACGGATTCCGAGCCCTCTGTGTCCTCGTCGGAGGAAGAGGAGCTGTACCTGGGTCCCTCGGGCCCGACGCGCGGCCGCCCCACGGGGCTGAGGGTGGCTGGGGAGGCCGCAGAGACCGACTCGGACCCGGAGCCGGAGCCAACGGCCGCGCCGAGGGACCTGCCTCCGCTCGTGGTGCAGCGGGAATTGGCGGAGGAGACCTGGGGCGCGGAAGAGGCCccggcgcccgcccctgcgcgcTCGCTTCTGCAGCTTCGGCTGGCGGAGAGCCAGGCGCGGCTGGACCACGACGTGGCGGCCGCGGTGAGCGGTGTTTACCGCCGTGCGGGCCGCGACGTGGCCGCCCTGGCTGGTAGGCTGGCGGCAGCCCAGGCGGCGGGGCTGGCGGCGGCCCACAGCGTGCGCCTGGCGCGCGGGGACCTTTGTGCTTTGGCTGAGCGTCTGGACATCGTGGCTGGCTGCCGCTTGCTGCCGGACATCCGCGGCGTGCCGGGGACCGAGCCTGAGCAAGACCCGGGGCCGCGGGCCTAG